In Miscanthus floridulus cultivar M001 chromosome 8, ASM1932011v1, whole genome shotgun sequence, the sequence taagcccttgatcatctccatgctatcaccattgtcatgttatgatcttcattagcttcttctacttgaagtgtgctacctatgtcatgatcacttgataaactagattagcacttagggtttcatcaattcaccaaaaccaaactagagcttttaggctCATGCTTTGGTCCTCGTCGCTGTCGTAGCATctgccacgatgagggtggtagccatggttgGTTTTCTCTCTCTCGCCACTTTGTCCATGCCTATGGGCATCCAGGGTGTTACGTATGAGGGTggtagtgatgttctggcttgcccaggcGAAGTGTGGAAGGGctccatcatcctcgatgatcctctagttcacgtCGCAGGCCATGGCGCATGCACGCCCACTGTCTCCGTGGCGCTCGAGCTCTGCACGCTCCTGCTCTAGCTGGTAGCCATGGTCGGTTTTATCTCTCTTGCCGCTTTGTCCATGCCTATGGGCATCCAGGGTGTTACGTATGAGGGTGGtagtgatgttttggcttgcccaggcaaagtgtgggagggctccattgtccttgatgatcctctggttcatgtcaCAGGCCATGGCGCACGCACACCCATCGTCTCGGTGACACTCGAGCTCTGCACGCTCCTGCTCTAGCTGGAGTCGCGCATCCTCAAGCTTCACAGGCTCCTGCTCTAGCTGGAGTCGCGCATCCTCCTGCCTTAGCTATTCCACCAGCATACGAGGAAGGGCCCCTACATCTTCCTCAACCTCGTCATttggtggggtagcccctccctcgtggacgctttcgacgtgtcccttgggagtacctgccataaaacattctcgtaaggggtgatggctccccctgctagagtcagagttggAGGGTGACTCTAAATCTCCCATGAAAAgatcgtggaaagattccatggcgtattcggtcatccctacgaactcatcgttcgtaggggatgggtgTAGGTGCTGCACCATGAGATGGCCAACGGTCCTTGCAGCATTGCGTAGACCAAACAGGAACGTTGTCGGGGCACTCCAGGTGCTGGGTGTAGGTGCTGCACCATGAGATGGCCAACGGTCCTTGCAGCATTGCGTAGACCAAACAGAAACAttgtcggggcgctccggatgaggtattctgggaGAGCGGTTTCCCTCCGGCAAACTGCGTCATGACGTtggtgaacaagaaggtgaggcagcGTAGGTCCTCCTGGGACGGTCGGGGCCCTAGGAAGGcatcgagctggcgctctagcctccagCTGGTTGCTCCTAGGGGCATGGGTCTTTGGcgtgtgcagctgcagctcctcaagcgcctcgacgaTCGCATCGAGGTCGGCAGAGTGAAGAGGCTGGACGGTCGTGGAAGCCTACGCCAACTCGCCCTGCATCATAACGATAAAGTCCAGGTTCCAAAGCGCACGTGCACGTTTGGGACCTAGCTAAcgtcgtgactagccatccacggcctgatgtggacgtcgagacgcgcaaaaagcccctacctggagtgccaactatcggtgttttgaaccACTGGCCAGTAAATTTGTATATgcgcgtctgacccggatggtgtgctcggaggatacaagaatttatactggttcgggcggaatgtccctatgtctagtttgctgctgctcctcgtgttaccggcactagtttctagtaggggttacaaatagacgAGAGATAGAGAagttcccaagtctctgatgaaaagatagaacggagttgagtcttgttgagctTGTCAGCCGTGTGATTGTTGCCCCTTCTTAGGGTGTCCTGCTTCCCCTTCTATAGGTGATGGCGAAGGCCTAGGTTacagagagaaaaggagaaaagtgagggagaagaaggcctctggGGCCGCCGTgtcattcttctccttcatgcgagtCCCACCGACACTATAGATGATGACGGGGACAGCTCCACGTCAGGCTGctgttcaccactggtgccatgccTCGACGTCATCAGCTGGTCGTGTCGTCCCATCCCGTCCTGCCTGACGGCGTGGTGAACCGACGTGCCTGTCAGCGGCCGTACGGGGAGTAGGCAGCACAGCGACCACGCACCCGTCACTGTTGACGATGTGAACCCCTGGGCGTGGCCTGACGTGGCCATGGATCACGTTGAGAAGTGCCTGCTCTCCCTcccggtgtcagaagtttgaccccggGGTCGTACCCTTAGACtcgtagtggttggaggcggtacgggtccccgtcgggcgagatggagcccacgccccaggggtcgggcgagacggagcgcgtgccctcagggtcgggcgagacgactCCCgtatccttggggtcgggcgacacgAGGCCTGTgccctcagggtcaggcgagacgaagcccgtgcccttagggtcgggcgagatggctcccgcaccctcggggtcgggcgacatggggctcgtgccctcagggtcgggcgagacagagaccgTCCCTTCGGGGTCGGTTGAAACTGAAACACGTCCTTGTTTATCTAGGTGAGTCGTCGCCCACGGTCCTCAGATCCCCTTTCGGGTATCCCTAATGTTGATACTCGACACTTGGCGATATTTTTCATGTTAAGAAACCTTATTAGGTATTTTCGAGATTTTTAAACTATGAAAAGTTAAAACCACCTTAAATTAGCTTCAAGCCAGGGAAGAAAGGTAGTTTAAATGGGTTTGAGAGTTGATTGAAGGGGTAGGAATGTAGGATGTCTGATTTTAAGATTTCatttgaggccttgtttagattgaggttaggaatcagtatttggcactgtagcactttcgtttgtatttgataattattgtccaatcatggcctagctaggctcaaaagattcgtctcgtaatttacaatcaaactgtgtaattatttattttttatctacatttaatactccatgcatgtgtcaaagatttgatgtgatggagagagagtgaaaaaacttacgatctaaacgaggcctgagTAGAAAAATATAGGAATAATTTAGGGGGGAAATAGACCTTTGTTCTTTTGTGGGAGATGGACGTGACTCGGCCGACTGCAAGTCTGCAACTAACTGGCGGTCGCGCTCTGGCCTCTGGGTCTGCTTCTCTGCGGCCTACCCCAGCCACGCGAGCTAGAATGGAGCGAGCAGGCTGAGCCACGCGATTCAATACTGCCTTACTGGGCCTCTCTTTACATCGGCCTAGTTTTGCCCACCAGCCTGCTTCTCGCGTCCGCAAATGGCCGTCTCGGCCCATCATCTGCGGACCGGTACAGTTAGTCCTTCGCTCGACTGTAACAGGCCCATAAACGTCGCGTCGCGAGAACGATGAGCCGCCGCCCGCCGCAGCCGAAACGACTCAACGAGGACAGCTCAACCATCGCCGGATCTGCCGGCGTCGAAAGCCGCCGGCACGTACGACCTGCTGGTTCTTCTCCGGACTGCCTGCCTGTCTGCACGTGTGGGCTCCCCTGACTTGGGCAGAGCCGCAGAGGCATTTGCCTCGACTCGACGGACGACGGTGGGCTATCGGCGCACGCAGGCACGCGTACCTTTCCTGATCGGTCCATGGATGGAGTACTACGGTGCGCGTGCGTACTTCTCCAGCGGACACAGCCACCGGCCGGCGGCGTTTGGCCCGTCCATGTGACCAGTGCTCCTCTGGCAGATCGGTAGGCGGTCGGATTGCACATGCACGCGCCGACGCGCGGCGCACCGAGGCACGGCACGGAGCCCATCCAGGGACAAGACACGAGAGTGCTGCCGTCCTGGGCTGCTGGCTCCACCACGTACAGGTTGAATGCTGACTTCCCGTACGTGTCAGAAAAGGCAAGTCCTCCCGAGGCCCATCCAAAAGTGCCGAGTTCATTCAAGGTACTACTACAATGCGGTAGTCACGTCTCTtatatttctttcttctttccgttgaTCCCTAAGTCCTTTTTCTCAAGCTACAGGTCTCCCCTTTCGAAACGCTCGGTGGTTTCGGTCAGAATTTATTAGTTagttaatagtatttttttctcacaataaatcagtattAATCAAATTATCAGTCCAGAAATTAACCAGCGGCCTACGCACGCTGAAACGGTGCGACCATAACAAGGCGCATGCAAAAAAAGCTGCTCACACCACTATTACACGCAAGTGGGTCACACAGTGTCACAGTGGCGTATGGATCGCATCTAGGAACAGGAGCTACACGTGCAGGCCTGCAGTTGCAGGCAGCGGAACCGTCTGGAACCCTCGCCACCCACCAGCCTCGAACAGTTGAGGCTGCAGGCTGTAGCGCATCACACACAAACCGGCGACCGCCATAGCATACGGTGATGGATACGGGACTTTTTGCAGTCGGCGATCGAGTGGCTTCGCATCCACGGcagatgcatcatgcatgcacaGCCCCAAGAAGCCCCCCAACCCGACCCACCGAATCTCCCCTCCTCACGGGCACGGCACACGGCTTGCTTGGATTGGACAGGATGATATGATCATCACTGGAGCTTGAACAAGGTGGCGGCTGGGGTGGGCCCACCGCCCGCCTAGGGAGACAGGGAGTTGGGGTTGGCGGCACGGGCCAATGCCAATCGTAGCGCGCGCGTCAACCTGCCCGCTCCGGGCCCACCCACACCACACCCCCACCACCCTCCCCTGCCGGCCCATGCTCGAGCTCGATACGCGCACCGGCACCGCCCTGCTGATTGGGGCTCCCGATCGGCCTGATCCTGGGCGTGCTGCCCATCCGGGCATCCTCCGATCCGTGACATCCTGAGACCACGCCCCTGATTAATGAGCGCTCATAACTTCGAAAAGATGTATAGGGAGCTCCAGTTGAAGTGTTGAAGGGGACATGCATGATCTGCTACGATCCGAAGTCAAAAGTAGCAGTAGGAGTCGGAGATCATCTCGCCAGCTGCCCAGCTAATGGCGCGATCTCCAGCGGAGATGCTCGCAGAAGCGGCAACCAACCAATCAGCAGTGGACTGGAGTACTGAGCCGAGCATGCTGGATTCGGCAAAGCGGCACGGGCACATGCGTGCCGCGCGCGGCCGGCCGCCGCACCGGATCGCGGCCGCGCTGTCCCTGTCCGTCCACGGGATATGACGGCATCCCGTTCGTCACCCGCGCGCCCAAATGACCCGCCTGCCCTCCCGTGCACGTCCCCGTTGCCTCGGCGGCAGGTCACGCGACGCGATCGTCGGGGCCGGGCGGCGAAACGCGACGGGCCGGCGTCCGCGTCGTCGACATGCGTGCGTGCTCGCGCTCGACCGCGCGTCAACACGGGCAGACCCGCGCCGGCCGTGCCGCGGAAAACGCCGCCGCCGGCGATCGAGAGTCGTCGAGTCGAGCGGTGGAGCACACACGCGCGGGGCCGTGTCTACCACGGGCAGCGCGCGCGCCAAAGTTGTGGTGGATTtgacggccggccggccggggccCTCCGCCCTCAGACTGGCGCATCAAATCCGTTGGTGTTTCCGAGGGAGATTTCCCTCTGGAAAGACGAGTTTTGGACGGTTTGTCTTTCCTGCATCACACGACTGTTCTCTGTTCACGGTATCCCTAATCCCTTTTCAAATCGAAAGTACCTGGAATAAGGGTTTCATCACAGCACAGACCTGTTCAACAAACGTAAAATGTGCCGCGTGCCGGTAGGGGCCACTCCACACGCGATCGCGGGCGATCCTTGACGTGTATTTGTGCAAAACCAAAACAGTTTTAGACTGTTCTAGAAAATTCGTCAGGGTGAATAATTCTTACTTTACGACACGAGAAACGTCTACAGACAGATCACGAGCGCTATCCCCCCTGTTGTCGTCGGCGGCGGCAGCAGTATACGGCATTCAAATCTTCGGGGTAGATATACGTCAGAGCAATTAACACATGAGTGATACGATCTGCGTGGACTCCCCGAAAAGTTTAATTGGCGTCAGGCCTGGCCATCCGGTGAACTTTGCCCGGGTCACGGTCATGCACCGAGGCCATTTGCGACATTTCGCGCGCGCGCGGAACGTCGTCGCAGCCTCGCAGCGCAAATCCCAGCTAGCGCCGACTGGTCTCCGGCCGGAGTGGGAAGGCAAAGCCAGCTAGACGGACGTGGACTGGCAGCGATGGTATCACATGTCATAAGTGGTCGTCAATTACTCACAAGCACGTCCATTAATACTACTTCTCAACTACTTACGAGTATATAACTACAGTACTATATACTTTTGACTGTCAACGCGGGCGGTAGCTGGCCAAAACGACGACGTCAAACCGCCCACCATAAAGCTATAAGCCTTGTCTCCTAGCGCGTCTTGAGGTTAACCGCGCGGTGAGTCTGAGGCTGACGCGTCTGAGTTGCCGCTTTCCTACGTCGCGATATCTTCTCTCCCTGCTGTTCGATCTTATCGTTTACATGCTCACGCAAATTAAACTTAAGCTAGGCTTTGTCGTGCCGGAAAAAGGCAGAGGCTAAACCGTTTATCTAAGCGTGAAGTTTAAATATATTATAAGTATATATGCAAAGTGATCGAGCTGATGATCTAGCATGTACACGCGGCGATAAGCTGCAGGGACGCCATGATTAAATAGCGTGTCCGTACAGCAATTATTCGAAACCCTGCCTGTCTAATGACCTAATCCCTGGCGGCCGAGAGCAGTGATCGCCATGCTAACCCAGATCCTCCCAAGACGATAGCTCGAGCGGGCCCCACGGCTCCCATGACCCGGCATCGGCACGTGGGGCCCCACCACCCAAAAATCCACGAGATCAACATTTCGCGTATTTTCGCTTGGCCCGCGGCGGCCCACGTGTCCCCAAGCCCACGTCACCGTCGCCGCCCCTGCCCCACCTACCAGTACCATCACCCGCCCCAACAAGCGCGCCCACCCCGACAAGACGAACGCGGgcgcggctgctgctgcttcaACCTTCTTCCCCTATAAAGCAAGGAATAGTCGCAGCTTGCTTCAGCTTCGCAAGCTTCCCTGCTAATTAATCCTGCCATTAGTAGCAAGCTACTAGCAAGTGCCATCATCACGGCTGCCGGTTGAGAGAGCGATCGAGGAGAGATCACGTACGTTCGATATGGAGGCCCTGGTGGGGAGGTACTGGGGTGTCGGGGGACGGCGGTGCGGGGCGTGCGGcggctcgccggcggcggtgcACTGCCGGACGTGCCCGGGCAGCGGCGCGTACCTGTGCGCGGGGTGCGACGTGGGCCACGCGCGGGCGGGGCACGACAGGGTGTGGGTCTGCGAGGTGTGCGAGCGCGCGCCGGCCGCCGTCACGTGCCGCGCCGACGCGGCCGCGCTCTGCACCGCGTGTGACGCCGACATCCACGACGCCAACCCGCTGGCGCGCCGCCACGAGCGCGTGCCCGTGCAGCCCATCGGCGCGGCCGCTCCCGCCGCGGAAGAGAAGGACGACGACGGTAAGCTGGACTTCCTGTTCGCGGACGTCATGGACCCGTTCTTCGGCCAAGACTTCGCTGATGGCAGGTTCCCGCACGCCGACAGCGTTGTGCCTAACAACGGATCCGGCGTCGGCGCTGTGGACCTTAACTTTGGTGGTGGCGTCGCCGCCGCTGCCAAGCCGTCCTACAGCTCCTACACGGCGGCGTCGCTCGGGCACAGCGTAAGCGTGCTTATTAGTAGGGCTCGTGATCCTTTGCTATTGCTATTACGGTATCTAATCTTCGTTTCGACTTTGGTTTTGGTCGAGCAGGGCTCGTCGTCGGAGGTCGGCCTGGTCCCAGACGTGATGTGCGGCCGCGCCGGTAGCGTGACCGGCGGCTTCATCGAGCTCGACTTCGCGCAGTCGAAGGCCGCCTACCTGCCTTACGCTGCAACTCCTACCCACAGTGTAAGACCATGTGATTCTGCGCTCCCAGCTAGAGAACAGCAGCCTACTTTCATAGGCAGGACCAAGAGCGTGCAAGTTGCTATAGCTAGGAGTCTAGGATGATCGATGATGGATATACAGTTATGCACCCAACTGAACTTGGTTTTGGTATGTCGTCCAGGTGTCGTCTTTGGACGTGGGTGCGGTGCCGGAGCGCAGTGACGGGGTCATGGCGGGCATGGTCGCGACGACGCCGGCGGCGGCCACGGAGAGCAGGGAGGCGCGGCTGATGCGGTACCGTGAGAAACGGAAGAACCGGCGGTTCGAGAAGACGATCCGCTACGCGTCCCGGAAGGCCTACGCGGAGTCGCGCCCGCGCATCAAGGGCCGCTTCGCGAAGCGCGCGGACGAcaacgacgccgacgccgacgccgacttCGACGCGGCtgccgcggcgccggcgccggcgcggtcGTCGCAGCAGCAGCCATCCTACCCCTACGTGCTCGACTTCGCCGCCGGCTACGGCGTCGTGCCCACATTCTGACGACGCGTGTGATTATTGCTGCTGCGTCGCGTGCCCATGTTTTTGAGCCGGCCAATGCATGGATTGGGCGTTGGGCCGGGTGTGACGCGCGCACGAATCCAGCGCGCGCGTGCCATGCTGTATGCGCGCGTACGTGTTTGCTAGAGCGGCGAGCTCTAGTTGGTGACTGCATGCCGTTTTGGCCGGGCTAGCCACGGTTAAATTAGCAGGCTAGCTAGTGTGTACTACGTGTTTGCTGGGAGACACCAGTTTTAGCAGTACGTACTTGTGTAATTTTGGACCAGGAAGATGCTTAGCATCTCATGGTCTATTTCAATGATATTATGCTATAATTGCAAAGGCCTCGATCTATTGCAAATTGTGTGCATGTGACTCCCAACTTTTGGAGTATCGAAGCTCCGTACGGCAGATTGAGGCCCTAGCTGGCACGCAGTTCAACCTATGATCCTTGCCTTCGATTGAAATGGTTGCGCACGTATCGGTTTATATCAGTTTATGTATGGGAATGTAGTGAGGCGTTTAATTAGTTTGAGGAATTAACCCCTAGAATGCCCGTAGGGCTCCTCAACATAACACCGCTCCACGTCTTCCTGAATTCTCACCACCGTTAGATCTTCAGTTCGACGACCCAAATTTCTTAGGGCGGATTCTTCCGAGAGCGGCTTCCTGGTCTACTCCTTCACTTCCGTAGATTCTCTTCTGCTTATCTTTCGCTTCAGCAGCTTCTCGTCCGAATCCGATCAGACAAATATATACAACGGCTTCTGCTTCTCCTTTCCCAAACTTTTGCTTCCCGACCCTTCTCCTCTTCGctcgatctctctctctctctctcccccgacGTGCGGTGGCGACGACGCCCTTGCCATGCGGCGCCGCCCCGC encodes:
- the LOC136475831 gene encoding zinc finger protein CONSTANS-LIKE 3-like, which gives rise to MEALVGRYWGVGGRRCGACGGSPAAVHCRTCPGSGAYLCAGCDVGHARAGHDRVWVCEVCERAPAAVTCRADAAALCTACDADIHDANPLARRHERVPVQPIGAAAPAAEEKDDDGKLDFLFADVMDPFFGQDFADGRFPHADSVVPNNGSGVGAVDLNFGGGVAAAAKPSYSSYTAASLGHSGSSSEVGLVPDVMCGRAGSVTGGFIELDFAQSKAAYLPYAATPTHSVSSLDVGAVPERSDGVMAGMVATTPAAATESREARLMRYREKRKNRRFEKTIRYASRKAYAESRPRIKGRFAKRADDNDADADADFDAAAAAPAPARSSQQQPSYPYVLDFAAGYGVVPTF